In Colletotrichum higginsianum IMI 349063 chromosome 3, whole genome shotgun sequence, a genomic segment contains:
- a CDS encoding Mitochondrial import receptor subunit tom-40 yields the protein MASSLEQLQNVLLNNPVANTLSDAINSFSERRAKLGLSNPGTTENLTREVQRDVLLTNYMFTGLRADLTKAFSMSPLFQVSHQFAIGERLNPYTFAALYGTNKVFMQGNMDNDGQLSTRFNYRWSDKLVSRTQFQAGGGQEMLQFENEYTGDDFTASLKMLNPSCLDGGVTGIFIGSYLQSVTPKLALGLETVWQRQAMTQGPETATSYCARYKSDDWVATAQLQAQGALNTSYWRRLSEKVQAGVDLSLSIAPSAAGLMGGMQKEGITTIGAKYDFRMSTFRAQVDSRGKLGCLLEKRIAAPVMMTLAADVDHFTQQAKIGVAISIEAGGEELQEQQEALGAQGTPNIPF from the exons ATGGCGTCAAGCTTGGAACAACTCCAAAATGTTCTCCTGAACAACCCCGTCGCCAACACTCTGTCAGATGCCATCAACTCCTTCTCGGAACGGAGGGCGAAGCTTGGCCTGTCCAACCCCGGCACCACCGAGAACCTGACCAGGGAGGTTCAGCGCGATGTCCTGCTCACCAACTACATGTTCACTGGCCTTCGCGCCGACCTTACCAAGGCCTTCAGCATGTCGCCCTTGTTCCAGGTCTCCCACCAGTTCGCGATTGGCGAACGTTTGAACCCGTACACCTTTGCCGCGCTGTACGGAACGAACAAG GTTTTCATGCAAGGAAACATGGACAACGACGGTCAGCTTTCTACACGATTCAACTACCGATGGTCCGACAAGCTCGTCTCGAGAACGCAGTTTCAGGCTGGTGGTGGCCAGGAGATGCTCCAGTTCGAGAACGAATACACCGGAGACGACTTCACGGCCTCCCTCAAGATGCTGAACCCCTCTTGCCTCGACGGCGGTGTCACCGGTATCTTCATCGGAAGCTACCTCCAGTCGGTTACCCCTAAACTTGCCCTCGGTCTCGAGACGGTTTGGCAGCGTCAAGCCATGACCCAGGGCCCCGAGACTGCCACTTCGTACTGCGCTCGCTACAAGTCCGACGACTGGGTTGCCACCGCTCAGCTTCAGGCTCAGGGAGCTTTGAACACATCGTACTGGAGACGCCTCTCTGAAAAGGTTCAGGCTGGTGTCGACCTGTCTCTTTCGATCGCTCCCAGTGCCGCAGGCCTCATGGGCGGCATGCAGAAGGAGGGCATCACTACCATTGGTGCCAAGTACGACTTCAGAATGTCTACTTTCCGTGCTCAGGTCGACTCTAGGGGCAAGCTCGGCTGCTTGTTGGAGAAGCGCATTGCTGCCCCCGTCATGATGACCCTGGCTGCTGATGTTGACCACTTCACG CAACAAGCAAAGATTGGTGTCGCTATCTCCATCgaggctggcggcgaggagctccaggagcagcaggaggcTCTTGGTGCTCAGGGCACCCCCAACATTCCCTTCTAA
- a CDS encoding Isoflavone reductase: MAPTIKNVALAGAGGNLGPSLLKELMDSNKFNITILTRKAGSQKFPSGVMVREVDYESLDSLTQALKGQDALVNSTNSFDPKVATRFVDAAAAAGVYRYIPPDFGLDPERAHVPSLPVFGIKTLTRHHMKQKAAENDGRFTWTIIANGPFLDWGIRSSFMGVDVKNRKLSLFNDGENVVPYTMLADVGKAVAGTLLYPDETANRIVYVQSTVKSQKQMGTLAQEAVGGSWDTTTVDVDAIYANCIESIKKGIMTPDVMYPQLLYACSKKEFAQPWEKSDNALLGVKEMSDEELKAVCKQIASE, encoded by the exons ATGGCGCCTACAATTAAGAACGTTGCGCTCGCCGGA GCCGGTGGAAACCTTGGACCTTCCCTCCTGAAAGAGCTCATGGACTCTAACAAGTTCAACATCACCATCCTGACACGCAAGGCCGGGTCCCAAAAGTTCCCTTCTGGCGTCATGGTCAGGGAGGTTGACTACGAATCCCTCGACTCCCTGACCCAAGCCCTCAAGGGCCAGGACGCCCTCGTCAACTCGACTAACAGCTTCGATCCCAAGGTCGCGACCCgcttcgtcgacgccgccgcagcagccggcGTCTACCGCTACATCCCACCCGACTTCGGCCTGGACCCGGAGCGCGCCCACGTGCCGAGCCTGCCCGTCTTCGGCATCAAGACCCTGACGCGCCACCACATGAAGCAaaaggccgccgagaacgacGGCAGGTTCACCTGgaccatcatcgccaacggcCCCTTCCTCGACTGGGGTATCCGGTCCAGCTTCATGGGCGTTGACGTCAAGAACAGGAAGCTCTCCCTCTTCAACGACGGCGAAAACGTCGTTCCCTACACGATGCTCGCCGACGTTGGCAAGGCCGTCGCGGGCACGCTGCTCTACCCCGATGAGACGGCCAACAGGATCGTCTACGTTCAATCTACCGTCAAGTCGCAGAAGCAGATGGGTACCCTTGCCCAGGAGGCCGTCGGAGGGTCGTGGGATACCACCACTGTTGATGTCGATGCTATCTATGCCAACTGCATAGAGTCCATCAAGAAGGGCATTATGACGCCCGATGTCATGTACCCGCAGCTCTTATATGCCTGTTCCAAGAAGGAGTTTGCTCAGCCGTGGGAGAAGAGCGACAATGCGCTGTTGGGCGTGAAGGAGATGAGCGATGAGGAACTGAAGGCTGTTTGCAAGCAGATCGCCTCGGAGTAG